One Brachybacterium aquaticum genomic region harbors:
- the prfB gene encoding peptide chain release factor 2, with the protein MASIDFSEEIPRLRSTLSSIEQVTDVDALDAKIADLEEQASAQDLWDDVENAQKVSAALSHAQAERRRISELSSRIEDLEVMVELAAEEDDADTLTEAENELTSIHKTLDELEVRTLLSGEYDERDAVVTIRAGAGGVDAADFAEMLMRMYLRWAERHGYAAKVMDTSYAEEAGLKSVTFEVSAPFAYGTLSVEGGTHRLVRISPFDNQGRRQTSFAAVEVIPLIESTDHIEIPENELKIDVFRSSGPGGQSVNTTDSAVRMTHIPTGTVVSMQDEKSQIQNRAAALRVMQSRLLLLKKAEEAAERKELAGDVKASWGDQMRSYVLNPYQMVKDLRTEYQEGNPSSVFDGEIDAFIDAGIRWRAEQAKSED; encoded by the coding sequence TCGACTTCTCCGAAGAGATCCCCCGGCTCCGCTCGACCCTGTCCTCGATCGAGCAGGTGACGGACGTCGACGCCCTCGATGCGAAGATCGCCGACCTCGAGGAGCAGGCCTCCGCGCAGGACCTGTGGGACGACGTCGAGAACGCCCAGAAGGTGTCCGCCGCCCTCTCCCACGCCCAGGCCGAGCGCCGCCGCATCAGCGAGCTGTCCTCCCGCATCGAGGACCTCGAGGTGATGGTCGAGCTCGCCGCCGAGGAGGACGACGCCGACACCCTCACCGAGGCCGAGAACGAGCTGACCAGCATCCACAAGACCCTCGACGAGCTCGAGGTGCGCACGCTGCTGTCCGGCGAGTACGACGAGCGCGATGCCGTGGTCACCATCCGCGCCGGCGCCGGCGGTGTGGACGCCGCGGACTTCGCCGAGATGCTCATGCGCATGTACCTGCGCTGGGCCGAGCGCCACGGCTACGCCGCCAAGGTCATGGACACCTCCTACGCCGAGGAGGCGGGTCTGAAGTCGGTGACCTTCGAGGTCTCCGCCCCCTTCGCCTACGGCACCCTCTCCGTCGAGGGCGGCACCCACCGCCTGGTGCGCATCAGCCCCTTCGACAACCAGGGCCGGCGCCAGACCTCCTTCGCCGCCGTCGAGGTGATCCCGCTGATCGAGTCCACCGATCACATCGAGATCCCCGAGAACGAGCTGAAGATCGACGTGTTCCGCTCTTCCGGCCCCGGCGGTCAGAGCGTGAACACCACCGACTCCGCCGTGCGCATGACCCACATCCCCACCGGCACCGTGGTCTCGATGCAGGACGAGAAGTCCCAGATCCAGAACCGTGCCGCCGCGCTGCGTGTCATGCAGTCGCGCCTGCTGCTTCTGAAGAAGGCCGAGGAGGCCGCCGAGCGCAAGGAGCTCGCCGGCGACGTCAAGGCCTCCTGGGGTGACCAGATGCGCTCCTATGTGCTGAACCCGTACCAGATGGTGAAGGACCTGCGCACCGAGTACCAGGAGGGCAACCCCTCCTCCGTGTTCGACGGCGAGATCGACGCCTTCATCGACGCGGGCATCCGGTGGCGCGCGGAGCAGGCCAAGTCCGAGGACTGA